In the genome of Oncorhynchus masou masou isolate Uvic2021 chromosome 26, UVic_Omas_1.1, whole genome shotgun sequence, one region contains:
- the LOC135514916 gene encoding ankyrin repeat and SOCS box protein 13-like isoform X3 — translation MMEVETARPYFFGDIGCWSERTEVHKAASEGHAAQLQQLIQSGASVNIVAVDSITPLHEACERGQTQCVRLLLDAGAQVDARNTDGSTPLCEACSVGSFDCVRMLLEHGAKVNPTLSSRTTSPLHEACMGGNADVVKIMIAKGASLEAYDLYYGTPLHVACANDHTDCVKALLNAGAKVNYARLHKTALHHAAKVKSVDMIDMLVEFGANIYAKDKNDKKPIDYIDPGSPAALCLEFYESTPLSLQQLSRVTLRTMLGIRALEVVVQLDIPKQIISFLCYH, via the exons ATGATGGAGGTTGAAACTGCCAGACCATACTTCTTTGGGGACATAG GCTGCTGGTCGGAGAGGACCGAGGTGCACAAAGCGGCCTCCGAGGGACATGCTGCCCAGCTGCAGCAACTCATCCAGAGCGGTGCCTCCGTCAACATAGTGGCTGTGGACTCTATCACCCCCCTCCATGAGGCATGTGAAAGGGGGCAGACCCAGTGTGTCAGGCTGCTACTGGATGCTGGAGCACAG GTGGATGCCCGTAACACGGACGGTAGCACCCCTCTGTGTGAGGCCTGCTCGGTCGGGAGCTTTGACTGTGTGCGGATGCTGCTGGAGCATGGGGCCAAGGTGAACCCCACCCTCTCTTCCCGGACCACCTCACCCCTACACGAAGCCTGCATGGGGG GTAATGCTGACGTTGTGAAGATCATGATCGCTAAAGGTGCCAGTCTGGAGGCATATGACCTGTACTATGGGACCCCACTGCATGTGGCGTGTGCCAACGACCACACAGACTGTGTCAAGGCACTACTCAACGCAG GTGCCAAAGTGAATTATGCTCGGCTGCACAAGACGGCCCTGCACCATGCTGCTAAAGTGAAGAGTGTAGACATGATCGACATGCTGGTGGAGTTTGGGGCGAACATCTACGCCAAAGACAAAAATGATAAGAAGCCCATTGACTACATCGATCCCGGTTCTCCTGCTGCACTCTGCTTAGAGTTTTATGAAA GTACTCCATTGAGTCTGCAGCAGCTGAGCAGAGTGACCCTAAGGACGATGCTGGGTATCAGAGCTCTGGAGGTCGTAGTTCAACTGGACATACCAAAGCAAATCATTAGCTTCCTCTGTTACCACTGA
- the LOC135514916 gene encoding ankyrin repeat and SOCS box protein 13-like isoform X2, translated as MMEVETARPYFFGDIGIGILLLFALWPVTVWLTPGCWSERTEVHKAASEGHAAQLQQLIQSGASVNIVAVDSITPLHEACERGQTQCVRLLLDAGAQVDARNTDGSTPLCEACSVGSFDCVRMLLEHGAKVNPTLSSRTTSPLHEACMGGNADVVKIMIAKGASLEAYDLYYGTPLHVACANDHTDCVKALLNAGAKVNYARLHKTALHHAAKVKSVDMIDMLVEFGANIYAKDKNDKKPIDYIDPGSPAALCLEFYESTPLSLQQLSRVTLRTMLGIRALEVVVQLDIPKQIISFLCYH; from the exons ATGATGGAGGTTGAAACTGCCAGACCATACTTCTTTGGGGACATAG GAATAGGTATTCTCTTGCTATTTGCTCTCTGGCCGGTGACTGTGTGGCTTACACCAGGCTGCTGGTCGGAGAGGACCGAGGTGCACAAAGCGGCCTCCGAGGGACATGCTGCCCAGCTGCAGCAACTCATCCAGAGCGGTGCCTCCGTCAACATAGTGGCTGTGGACTCTATCACCCCCCTCCATGAGGCATGTGAAAGGGGGCAGACCCAGTGTGTCAGGCTGCTACTGGATGCTGGAGCACAG GTGGATGCCCGTAACACGGACGGTAGCACCCCTCTGTGTGAGGCCTGCTCGGTCGGGAGCTTTGACTGTGTGCGGATGCTGCTGGAGCATGGGGCCAAGGTGAACCCCACCCTCTCTTCCCGGACCACCTCACCCCTACACGAAGCCTGCATGGGGG GTAATGCTGACGTTGTGAAGATCATGATCGCTAAAGGTGCCAGTCTGGAGGCATATGACCTGTACTATGGGACCCCACTGCATGTGGCGTGTGCCAACGACCACACAGACTGTGTCAAGGCACTACTCAACGCAG GTGCCAAAGTGAATTATGCTCGGCTGCACAAGACGGCCCTGCACCATGCTGCTAAAGTGAAGAGTGTAGACATGATCGACATGCTGGTGGAGTTTGGGGCGAACATCTACGCCAAAGACAAAAATGATAAGAAGCCCATTGACTACATCGATCCCGGTTCTCCTGCTGCACTCTGCTTAGAGTTTTATGAAA GTACTCCATTGAGTCTGCAGCAGCTGAGCAGAGTGACCCTAAGGACGATGCTGGGTATCAGAGCTCTGGAGGTCGTAGTTCAACTGGACATACCAAAGCAAATCATTAGCTTCCTCTGTTACCACTGA
- the LOC135514916 gene encoding ankyrin repeat and SOCS box protein 13-like isoform X1, whose protein sequence is MAKCVINTRDDLACTHLAPADYVGIGILLLFALWPVTVWLTPGCWSERTEVHKAASEGHAAQLQQLIQSGASVNIVAVDSITPLHEACERGQTQCVRLLLDAGAQVDARNTDGSTPLCEACSVGSFDCVRMLLEHGAKVNPTLSSRTTSPLHEACMGGNADVVKIMIAKGASLEAYDLYYGTPLHVACANDHTDCVKALLNAGAKVNYARLHKTALHHAAKVKSVDMIDMLVEFGANIYAKDKNDKKPIDYIDPGSPAALCLEFYESTPLSLQQLSRVTLRTMLGIRALEVVVQLDIPKQIISFLCYH, encoded by the exons ATGGCAAAATGTGTTATCAACACCAGAGATGATCTAGCATGCACTCACCTAGCGCCGGCTGATTATGTAGGAATAGGTATTCTCTTGCTATTTGCTCTCTGGCCGGTGACTGTGTGGCTTACACCAGGCTGCTGGTCGGAGAGGACCGAGGTGCACAAAGCGGCCTCCGAGGGACATGCTGCCCAGCTGCAGCAACTCATCCAGAGCGGTGCCTCCGTCAACATAGTGGCTGTGGACTCTATCACCCCCCTCCATGAGGCATGTGAAAGGGGGCAGACCCAGTGTGTCAGGCTGCTACTGGATGCTGGAGCACAG GTGGATGCCCGTAACACGGACGGTAGCACCCCTCTGTGTGAGGCCTGCTCGGTCGGGAGCTTTGACTGTGTGCGGATGCTGCTGGAGCATGGGGCCAAGGTGAACCCCACCCTCTCTTCCCGGACCACCTCACCCCTACACGAAGCCTGCATGGGGG GTAATGCTGACGTTGTGAAGATCATGATCGCTAAAGGTGCCAGTCTGGAGGCATATGACCTGTACTATGGGACCCCACTGCATGTGGCGTGTGCCAACGACCACACAGACTGTGTCAAGGCACTACTCAACGCAG GTGCCAAAGTGAATTATGCTCGGCTGCACAAGACGGCCCTGCACCATGCTGCTAAAGTGAAGAGTGTAGACATGATCGACATGCTGGTGGAGTTTGGGGCGAACATCTACGCCAAAGACAAAAATGATAAGAAGCCCATTGACTACATCGATCCCGGTTCTCCTGCTGCACTCTGCTTAGAGTTTTATGAAA GTACTCCATTGAGTCTGCAGCAGCTGAGCAGAGTGACCCTAAGGACGATGCTGGGTATCAGAGCTCTGGAGGTCGTAGTTCAACTGGACATACCAAAGCAAATCATTAGCTTCCTCTGTTACCACTGA
- the LOC135514917 gene encoding rab GDP dissociation inhibitor beta-like: MNEEYDVIVLGTGLTECILSGIMSVKGKKVLHMDRNSYYGAESASITPLEDLYKRFSLPGAPPESMGKGRDWNVDLIPKFLMANGQLVRMLLITQVTRYLDFKVIEGSFVYKKGSIYKVPSTETEALASSLMGLFEKRRFRKFLVFVANFDENDPKTMEGVDPNKTTMRDVFKKFDLGQDVIDFTGHSLALYRTDEYLDLPCMDSLNRIKLYSESLARYGKSPYLYPLYGLGELPQGFARLSAIYGGTYMLNKPIEEIVMEDGKVVGVKSEGEIARCKQLICDPSYLMDRTTKVGQVIRVICIMSHPIKNTSDANSCQIIIPQNQVNRKHDIYVCMISYTHNVAAQGKYVAIISTTVETDNPEMEVKPAMDLLEPVEQKFVSISDQYAPTDMGAESQIFMSRTYDATTHFETTCDDIKDIYKRMTGTEFDFAEMERKKNDIFGDAADQ, translated from the exons GAATGCATCCTGTCAGGAATCATGTCCGTGAAGGGGAAGAAGGTCTTGCACATGGACCGGAACTCCTACTACGGGGCAGAGAGTGCCTCCATCACTCCCCTGGAGGAT CTGTATAAACGCTTCAGTCTCCCAGGCGCCCCACCGGAGTCCATGGGAAAAGGCCGGGACTGGAATGTGGACCTCATCCCGAAGTTCCTCATGGCCAACG GTCAGTTGGTCCGCATGCTGCTGATCACACAGGTGACGCGCTACCTGGACTTCAAGGTGATTGAAGGCAGCTTCGTCTACAAAAAGGGCAGCATCTACAAAGTGCCCTCCACCGAGACCGAGGCCCTGGCATCCA GTCTGATGGGGCTATTTGAGAAACGGCGGTTCAGGAAGTTCCTGGTTTTCGTGGCTAACTTTGATGAAAACGACCCCAAGACCATGGAGGGCGTGGACCCCAACAAGACGACGATGAGGGACGTGTTCAAGAAGTTTGACCTGGGCCAGGACGTCATCGACTTCACAGGACACTCCCTCGCCCTCTACCGGACAGACGA GTACCTGGACCTGCCTTGCATGGACTCGCTAAACAGGATCAAGCTGTACAGTGAGTCTCTGGCCAGATATGGCAAGAGTCCgtacctctaccccctctacgGCCTGGGGGAGCTGCCCCAAGGGTTCGCCAG ATTAAGTGCTATCTACGGAGGAACCTACATGCTGAACAAGCCCATTGAGGAGATTGTCATGGAGGATGGAAAAGTAGTGGGAGTCAAGTCTGAGGGAGAG ATCGCCCGCTGTAAGCAGCTGATCTGCGATCCCAGCTATCTAATGGACCGCACAACCAAGGTCGGTCAGGTGATCCGGGTCATCTGCATCATGAGCCACCCCATCAAGAACACCAGTGACGCCAACTCCTGCCAGATCATCATCCCCCAGAACCAGGTCAACAGGAAGCACG ATATCTACGTGTGCATGATCTCCTATACTCATAATGTGGCAGCACAGGGGAAGTATGTGGCCATCATCAGCACCACAGTGGAGACGGACAACCCTGAGATGGAGGTCAAACCAGCCATGGACCTGCTGGAGCCTGTCGAGCAGAA GTTTGTGAGCATCAGTGACCAGTACGCACCAACTGACATGGGTGCTGAAAGCCAG ATCTTCATGTCCCGTACCTACGACGCTACCACCCACTTCGAGACCACCTGCGACGACATCAAGGACATCTACAAGAGAATGACGGGAACCGAATTTGACTTTGCCGAGATGGAGCGCAAGAAGAACGACATCTTCGGCGACGCAGCTGACCAGTAG